The proteins below are encoded in one region of Tamandua tetradactyla isolate mTamTet1 chromosome 9, mTamTet1.pri, whole genome shotgun sequence:
- the PHLDA2 gene encoding pleckstrin homology-like domain family A member 2 gives MKTPSEVLREGELEKRSDSLFQLWKKKRGVLTPDRLSLFPAGPGARPKELRFHSILKVDCVERTGKYIYFTIVTTDRKEIDFRCAGESCWNAAITLALIDFQNRRALQDFRSRQERAAADAPHDEPAARAP, from the coding sequence ATGAAGACCCCCAGCGAGGTGCTGCGCGAGGGCGAGCTGGAGAAGCGCAGCGACAGCCTGTTCCAGCTGTGGAAGAAGAAGCGCGGCGTGCTCACACCCGACCGCCTGAGCCTCTTCCCCGCCGGCCCCGGCGCGCGCCCCAAGGAGCTGCGCTTCCACTCCATCCTCAAGGTGGACTGCGTGGAGCGCACCGGCAAGTACATCTACTTCACCATCGTCACCACCGACCGCAAGGAGATCGACTTCCGCTGCGCGGGCGAGAGCTGCTGGAACGCGGCCATCACACTGGCACTCATCGACTTCCAGAACCGCCGCGCCCTGCAGGACTTCCGCAGCCGCCAGGAGCGCGCCGCCGCCGACGCGCCCCACGACGAGCCCGCGGCCCGTGCGCCCTGA